From Psychroflexus torquis ATCC 700755, the proteins below share one genomic window:
- a CDS encoding transposase — protein MDIKSQTGNFLHWVHIAISNAKRVLRDIHQSIGSDYLQSYLNEFHYKSNRRSFDLVFEKTVIAAVSCKWKSKV, from the coding sequence ATGGATATAAAAAGCCAAACAGGGAATTTTTTACATTGGGTGCATATTGCAATTAGTAATGCAAAGAGAGTTCTAAGGGACATACACCAGTCTATTGGAAGCGATTACCTCCAGAGTTATCTCAATGAATTTCATTACAAATCCAACAGAAGATCTTTTGATTTGGTCTTTGAAAAGACAGTTATAGCAGCCGTTTCTTGTAAATGGAAAAGTAAGGTGTAG